The DNA window GGCCCTCCAGCGACTTCTGCTTCCACTCGCTGATGAGCTGCTTGGAGCGGGAGGCGTCGAGGGGCACGTGGATGGTCATGTGGCGGCGAGCAGGGTCATCGAGCGAGGGTGTGCTGACACGGGGCAGGGTGTGGCTGAACGTGACCATGTTCTCCTTGCCCATGGGGCTGCGTGGGGCCAACAAGTCCACGTCCACACTGGCCCGCTTCAGGCTGCCCAGGGAGGTCTTCTCTCTGGCTACCGGCCGGGGCCCGCCTTCCAGCCGCCCGGGTGGGCCCAGCTCGTCCGTGCTCACGGACTTGTTCTGCTGGTACACGGAGTCGTGGCCCCGCTGGGTCAGTGCCCGCAGCGCGTCCTTGGCCGGGGCCAGCGCCGTCGGCTTCTCTGTAGTTGGGGCCTGAAAGTTGCCCACAGCGTGGCAGGCCTGGGGGTGAGGCGGGGGCTGAAGACCAGACTTCTCACCGGGCAACAAACCTGCCGAGGCGGTCTGAGGGGAGAAGGCTGGCCCTCGATGCAGATTCAGAGGGCGGAGTCCCACCCTTTCCCCAGGGCGACAAATTCTGGTCAGGCCACTCGTGCTCTAAACACTCAGCAAGTCGCCCCTGAGACTCGGACTCCCGCATCCCAAGGAAGGAGACCCAGCAGAGTCCGCCCAGCGCAAGGCCAGTCctaccccctcccacctcctcgcTGGGGGTCCGCCTCACCCTGCTCACAGACTCCCCAATCCCACCATCCCTTGGGGACCGCCCCCCCACCTCGGACCTCCCTCTGGGGGCCGGCCTCGCCCTCGGaccgccccccacctccagcctccgCCCTCGGACCGCCCCAACCATCTCGGGCCGCCCCCTGGGGGCCGGCCTCCGCCCTCGGGCCGCCCCCCCACCTCGGACCTCCCTCTGGGGGCCGGCCTCCGCCCTCGGACCCCGCCCCCAGCTCGGCGCTCCCCAGACGGGGtcgccctcccccgcccctcaccAGGTAGGCGGCGATGCCAGCCCCGATGAGGAAGCCCGCGTAGACGTCCACCGGGTGGCTGCGGTACTGCGTGATCTGCGTGAGGCCGCAGACGCCCGCCGCGATGGCGAAGGCGAACACCAGGATGGGCTTGAGCAGCTTCGTGGTGTCGGAGATGACCGAGTTGAAGTACatctgggggcggggcggggcgggtcagagcgcgggcgggggcgggcagggagcgggccgggggcgggccggGACTCACCGACACGTAGACCGCCGCGAAGGCGGACAGCGTGGCGTGCTGCGACGGGAAGGTCTTCCTGGAAGAGGCGGCGGGTGAGCGCGGGCCGGGGCGCTCCGACCGCCCCCCGTTCCCCCCGCACGGCCGGGCCGGGCGGCTCACCGCGCAGACAGGATGGCGTGGGTGTCGTGGCCGGCGCAGATGTCCTGCGTGATGTAGGGGTTGGCCTCGCACGACGTGCCCAGCAGCGTGTAGTTGGGCTTGCACACGGTCAGGAAGAAGGGCGCGTGGTAGCCCGTGGCCAGCTGGATGACGTCGGTCACCAGGGCGGTGGCGCACAGGCCGAACACGTGGACGCCTGCGGGGCAGCGCGGTCAGGCGCCGGGGCTGGGGACGGGgagggggggtcgggggggggcgACTCACCCACGAAGCGCACGGTGCGCCGCAGGAAGGAGTTGAAGCTGCAGCCCCCCGCGCTGATGCTGCCCTCGGCCCCGCCCGGGCCCCCGCCGCGGCCCCACAGCCGGGACTGCGCACAGTACAGCAGGCCCTCGCCGACCATGATCTGCCCGACAGCAAGGCGTTCAGCCGGGCTCGGGCCCCGGGGCGCCCGCAGGCCAGCCCaggcccccgccccaccccccgccccgtgccGGGCACTCACGGAGGCCGCAGGGGCGGCGAAGGCCAAGCTGAGGAGCATGAGCAGCGGGATGAGCTCCTCGTTGGTGCCCACGTAGGGCATGGAGAGCGCGCGGTCGTAGCACTGGAAACCCACCTTGGCCGGCTTGAAGAGGTCCGTCAGCTCCAGGAAGTAGAGGGACACGATGGACGACGCCACTATGGGGAGCTGGGGGGCAGCAGCCAGGGTCACCCCACCCTTGCTCACCAAGCCGCCGCCCATCGCTCCCCATGCAGCCATCTGTCCCTGTGGTCCATCCGGCGGGCTGTTAGCCAtcctccactccccccccccccccgcccccccgccgctCGCAGCTACTGAGCTCAGATTTGAGCAGGACCTCCTGAAGGACACTGGCTCTCCCTTCTGGGCCCCGGGTCTCCAACCAGAGCACCCACAGGGGCCAAGCTGGGGCTGGCACTATGGGGACCGGGTACGCGGGCGCCAGGGGAAAGGGTGGCCTGGCTGCCCCAGGAAGTAGCGTTCTCCATTTCATGGATGGCGAAGCAGCCGCAggtgaagcccagagaggccTCCGAGTTCACTTCTGCCTTCGATGCCACTTTCACGGGGGTCCTGGCCCTCCGTCCAGCCCTGACTGGGGGTCTCCAGAGGAAAAAGCACCAAAGCTGGCCTTGTTAAGGAGTTGGCTCTTGTCCAAGGAGCACTTATTGAGTGCTCCCTGTGTGCAGGAATGAGGCCCAAGGCAGTTAAGCGACGGCCCCAGTCTTCTGCGGGGCTTGAATCCT is part of the Mustela nigripes isolate SB6536 chromosome 2, MUSNIG.SB6536, whole genome shotgun sequence genome and encodes:
- the PLPPR3 gene encoding LOW QUALITY PROTEIN: phospholipid phosphatase-related protein type 3 (The sequence of the model RefSeq protein was modified relative to this genomic sequence to represent the inferred CDS: inserted 2 bases in 1 codon) → MIATKEKNKSPKDSMTLLPCFYFVELPIVASSIVSLYFLELTDLFKPAKVGFQCYDRALSMPYVGTNEELIPLLMLLSLAFAAPAASIMVGEGLLYCAQSRLWGRGGGPGGAEGSISAGGCSFNSFLRRTVRFVGVHVFGLCATALVTDVIQLATGYHAPFFLTVCKPNYTLLGTSCEANPYITQDICAGHDTHAILSARKTFPSQHATLSAFAAVYVSVSPGPPPARSLPAPARALTRXPPRPQMYFNSVISDTTKLLKPILVFAFAIAAGVCGLTQITQYRSHPVDVYAGFLIGAGIAAYLACHAVGNFQAPTTEKPTALAPAKDALRALTQRGHDSVYQQNKSVSTDELGPPGRLEGGPRPVAREKTSLGSLKRASVDVDLLAPRSPMGKENMVTFSHTLPRVSTPSLDDPARRHMTIHVPLDASRSKQLISEWKQKSLEGRGLAGLPDEASPGHLRAPTEPMAEEEEEEEEEEEEEEEEEEEEEGEEGGRAPPSLYPTVQARPGLGPRVILPPRSGPQPLVHIPEEGAQAATGLSPKSSATVRAKWLMMAEKSGAAAAAASAQPRVANPPRLLQVIAMSKAPGAPGGPGPKLAETASSSSASSDSSQYRSPSDRDSASIVTIDAHAPHHPVVHLSAGNGPWEWKAAGGAAKGVEGEGGYELGDLARGFRVGPKPPGVSPGSSISDVDQEEPRFGAVATVNLATGEGLPPLGAADGALGPASRESTLRRKAGGLVLGERETAGEAEAESYYRKMQAARRFKD